In one window of Acidobacteriota bacterium DNA:
- a CDS encoding cytochrome c3 family protein has protein sequence MEKRKLLQLCVILSVGVGLFFAFDGTVHSQNSKSLIFNSKHDFTVQSAATIRSTTEDKACIFCHTPHNANPATPLWNHQNSNVPAYQLYSSTTLRATMSQMTNADSSKLCLSCHDGTIAMGDTINNGLIPFVQGSNYTLPPSSASNIHKGTGFADDHPFSFTPVVGSEVQNPPPNDRVRLDRLGKVQCSSCHDPHVENLDATMGKFLVKANLRSALCLSCHTNTGWNTSSHYQPASALDDARYTATQGAHTGYTGVANNGCESCHRPHTSAFAGRLQKFNEENACYKCHNGTVADSNKNIQAEFQNKIYRHPVNLTPSVHDASEGRNSASFPLPETAAGAARHVECADCHNSHSANAQTASPPSVSGALFNVKGFTSSGLGTNSAQFEYEICLKCHADSANKPQAMSSDIGFGRAPDRLVNQNNPSVANKRLEFLSSVSFHPVINPRGLSTGTNGEVPSLRTAVIGSNGQPLPGRPLSPGSLIYCSDCHNNNLGRNLGTGTAPAGTHGSNLVHLLERNYSYNTPPATPGGDFPRITYSTAAYALCDKCHDLNSIVNDRSFSEHRKHIVEVGASCSVCHDAHGINGGNTVNNSHLINFDLSIVAPNSRGLLEYRATGFRNGSCSLNCHGENHNAFSY, from the coding sequence ATGGAAAAACGAAAATTGCTTCAACTTTGCGTCATACTGAGCGTCGGCGTCGGGCTATTTTTTGCGTTCGACGGAACGGTTCATAGTCAAAACTCGAAATCGCTCATCTTCAATTCCAAACATGATTTTACGGTGCAGAGCGCGGCGACCATTCGTTCGACAACTGAAGACAAAGCCTGCATTTTTTGCCACACGCCGCACAACGCCAATCCGGCAACGCCGTTGTGGAATCACCAGAATTCCAACGTCCCGGCTTATCAACTCTATAGCAGCACGACTTTGCGCGCGACCATGAGTCAGATGACCAATGCCGATTCATCGAAACTCTGTTTAAGCTGTCACGACGGCACGATTGCCATGGGCGACACGATAAATAACGGCTTGATTCCTTTCGTGCAAGGCAGCAACTACACCCTGCCGCCATCTTCGGCGTCCAACATTCACAAAGGCACAGGCTTTGCCGACGATCATCCGTTTTCCTTTACGCCCGTCGTGGGTTCCGAAGTGCAGAACCCGCCGCCAAACGACCGTGTGCGTTTGGACAGACTTGGCAAAGTGCAGTGCTCGTCCTGTCACGACCCGCACGTCGAAAATCTCGATGCAACGATGGGCAAATTTCTGGTTAAAGCCAATCTGCGTTCGGCGCTTTGTCTGAGTTGCCACACCAACACCGGCTGGAACACTTCGTCGCATTATCAACCGGCGAGCGCGCTTGATGACGCGCGATACACCGCAACGCAAGGCGCGCACACCGGCTATACGGGGGTTGCGAATAACGGTTGCGAAAGCTGTCACCGTCCGCACACATCGGCTTTTGCCGGGCGTTTGCAGAAATTCAATGAAGAGAATGCCTGTTACAAATGTCATAACGGCACGGTTGCCGACAGCAACAAAAATATTCAAGCGGAATTTCAGAATAAAATTTATCGCCATCCGGTGAACCTCACGCCATCCGTTCACGATGCTTCCGAAGGGAGAAATTCGGCGAGTTTCCCGCTTCCCGAAACCGCAGCGGGCGCGGCGCGGCACGTCGAATGTGCCGATTGTCACAATTCACATTCGGCAAACGCGCAAACCGCTTCGCCGCCATCGGTGAGCGGCGCTTTATTTAATGTGAAGGGGTTTACGTCATCGGGGCTTGGCACCAACAGCGCGCAGTTCGAGTATGAAATCTGTTTGAAATGCCACGCTGACAGCGCCAACAAACCGCAAGCCATGAGTTCCGACATCGGTTTCGGGCGCGCGCCTGACCGTTTGGTAAATCAAAACAATCCAAGCGTAGCCAATAAACGTCTGGAATTTTTATCAAGCGTCTCTTTTCATCCGGTCATCAATCCGCGAGGACTTTCCACCGGAACCAATGGCGAAGTGCCGAGTTTGCGAACGGCTGTGATTGGCAGCAACGGACAGCCGCTTCCCGGACGACCGCTGTCGCCCGGCAGTTTAATTTATTGTTCGGATTGTCATAACAATAATCTCGGAAGAAATCTCGGAACCGGAACCGCGCCCGCAGGCACGCACGGCTCGAACCTCGTTCATCTGTTGGAGCGCAATTATTCTTACAACACGCCGCCTGCAACGCCCGGCGGCGATTTTCCGAGAATCACTTATTCGACCGCCGCTTATGCGCTTTGCGATAAATGTCATGACTTGAACAGCATCGTCAATGACCGCAGTTTCAGCGAACACCGCAAACACATTGTTGAAGTCGGCGCGTCGTGTTCGGTCTGTCACGATGCCCACGGTATCAATGGCGGCAACACGGTCAACAATTCACATTTGATCAATTTCGATTTGAG